The sequence below is a genomic window from Bacteroidota bacterium.
TGGCGATGAAGGAGTGCTGGCCCAGTATTGTATTGAGGTTGAGTATTACCTCCAACCCGTAGGCACTGAAGAAATCCAGATCCCTCTGCAGGTTTTGTATCAGAACTACCCCAATCCTTTTTCCGACGTCACAGTAATTGGTTTTGAACTTGCCGAACCTACTTTTGTGAACCTGGAACTTTTCGATATGACCGGCAGGAAGATCAATACCCTTGCCGCAAGAAACTATAATGCCGGTAATCATCACATTGAAGTATATGCAGGTGATCTCCCTGCCGGCAGATATTTTTACAGGATGCAGACAAACAAGGATGTTACAGTCAAATCAATGTCGGTAATCAAATAATGTTAAACCCGGTTTTCCCAGGAATCGCTATCCACGGTTCCTGGAAAAACCGGAATAAAATGATAAAACATGCCGAAATACGGAAGAATATTATTGAAGTTGAGCGGTGAAGCCCTGATGGGAGAACAAAAGTATGGGATCTCCATGCCCCGTCTGGATGCTTATGCACAGGAAATAGAAAATGCTGGAGCCTCAGGGGTTCAGATAGGCATTGTGATGGGTGGAGGCAATATTTTCAGGGGACTTCAGGGAATGAACGACGGAGTTAACCGGATACAGGGAGATTATATGGGTATGCTTGCCACAGTAATCAACAGCCTGGCTCTTCAAAGTGCTCTTGAAAAAAAAGGACTTAAAACGAAGTTGTTATCAGGATTACCTGTTGATCCTGTTGCCGAATCCATGAGCAGTCGCAAAGCTATTGAAGCTTTGGAGAACGGTTTTATCGTTATTATAGCAGGCGGGACAGGAAGACCATATTTTACTACAGATACTACCGCGGCCCTCAGGGCACTTGAAATAAGCGCTGATGCCCTGCTGAAAGGAACCCGCGTTGATGGAGTTTATACCGCTGATCCTGAAAAATTCCCCGATGCCAAACGTTTTGATACGGTTTCCTTTGATGAAGCCATCGACAAAGGCCTTAAAGTGATGGACATTACAGCATTTACCTTATGTAAGGAAAACAAGATGCCTATCGTTGTCTTCGACATGAATAAACCCGGAAACCTTACCGCACTGGTTAATGGCCAGGATATCGGCACACTCGTGAAGTAAAGGTAAAGGTTGAAATGAGATGCAGGCTACAAGCTACAGGTTACAGGTTACAGGCTGCAAGTTACATGCAACCTGAAACTTGCAACCTGTAACAATTTGTTATCTTTCCAGATACATAATTTTTAATATATTTGCTTTATAAAATTGTTGCCATGACAGAAGAATCCATAATGGTTCTCGATGACACCAAAGAAAGTATGAATGCTGCTTTGACGCATCTTGAACGTGAATTTCAGAAAATACGTGCCGGAAAAGCAAGCCCCTCCATGCTTGAGGGCATCAAGATCAATTATTACGGTGCAATGACTCCTATAGAGCAAACTGCCAATATCAATACGCCCGATCCCAGACAAATCATTGTTCAACCCTGGGATAAAAGTATCCTGCAGGAATTGGAGAAAGCCATCATGGCTGCCAACCTGGGATTTAACCCCAAAAATGAAGGGGAAGTACTCAGGATCATCGTTCCCCCGCTTACGGAAGAGCGCAGGAAAGATCTTGTAAAACAAGCCAGGAACGAATCAGAGCAGGCCAAGATCAGCATCCGGAATATACGCCGGAGTGCCAACGATATGGCTAAGAGCCTTGAAAAAGACGGCCTGCCGGAAGATGAAGTGAAAAAACTCCAGGAGAAGATCCAGGAAATGACGGATGAGTATATTAAAAAGATAGACGAATTCCTTGAAAAGAAAGAAAAGGATATCATGACGGTATAACATTCCCGTAATTGTTATCCTTATTTTAATCCTTCCGTACAGTTTCTGCAAATATCGAGGCTTTTACGGTTACTTAAAACCCGGTGCCTGAAATTGCTGTATTTTTCACTTTTCCATATCAACCTGAGAGACTGTTCTTTCAGGTTACCCATCACCCATCGCGCATCTTTATCGAAGCAACAAGGCACAACATCGCCATCCCAGGAGACTACCAGGCCCGACCACATTCTGAAACAACGGTTGGGTAAACGGCTTTTGATTGAATATTTTCCATCCGCATCCTGCCTGTATCGGGAGTATTTCTTGTTCTGGACCGGGATTATCCAGGAATGATTCACCGTATCGTATACCTGCGCAGATTTGAATTGCAATTCAACGCCCAGGGAAGCAGCATATTCGCGTGCCTGCCTCATCTGATGCTCGTTATGCCCCATTACCAAAAACTGAAGAATGATCCGG
It includes:
- the pyrH gene encoding UMP kinase, whose translation is MPKYGRILLKLSGEALMGEQKYGISMPRLDAYAQEIENAGASGVQIGIVMGGGNIFRGLQGMNDGVNRIQGDYMGMLATVINSLALQSALEKKGLKTKLLSGLPVDPVAESMSSRKAIEALENGFIVIIAGGTGRPYFTTDTTAALRALEISADALLKGTRVDGVYTADPEKFPDAKRFDTVSFDEAIDKGLKVMDITAFTLCKENKMPIVVFDMNKPGNLTALVNGQDIGTLVK
- the frr gene encoding ribosome recycling factor, with the protein product MTEESIMVLDDTKESMNAALTHLEREFQKIRAGKASPSMLEGIKINYYGAMTPIEQTANINTPDPRQIIVQPWDKSILQELEKAIMAANLGFNPKNEGEVLRIIVPPLTEERRKDLVKQARNESEQAKISIRNIRRSANDMAKSLEKDGLPEDEVKKLQEKIQEMTDEYIKKIDEFLEKKEKDIMTV